A segment of the Lineus longissimus chromosome 11, tnLinLong1.2, whole genome shotgun sequence genome:
TTTGTGTCTCAAATTGATTTGTTGTATGCTGCTGTCATTACAATCATGTCACTTTCATTTCTGTATATTTAACGACCCCTTCTTGATGACAGACGTTTCTTTGAATGTCAACACCAGTACACAGCACGGAGGTCATTAGGTGTTCAACCCAAATTTAAATAGCCCAAAATTATCCATTCCCAGTAAAATTCAAAACTAAAAGAAAGGCATGTACTGAGCAACCATCATCATGCAAACAGGCCTCATaccacccctcccccccccttgGGTGATGCAGTTTTCTTTTCAGTCATCACTACAGTCGGAGCAATCAATCCAACAATCCAGTGCATGCTGAACCAAGCTGACACATGGTCAAGGCAGgaataaacaaaaaaacatttcaCTTGAAGCAGCTACCGGTACAGCTAGCTCCAGTAACCCCCATCGCCACCCCCCAGGATATTCTAGCCAGGTTTGATTACTGctaaaaagaaaagaaacgtCATACTACAGTGTAATGTAGGCCCCAGCCCTCCCCTATCCCACCCTCCATCCCCGGAGATACTTAAGCCAGGTTTGATTACTACAAAAAAGAACACAACACATGTCAGAGACAAGGTACTGACAGTCGTACTACAGCGACTCAGGCCAGGTCACATTCTCCCTAATCTAAACTAAGAGAAAAGAAGACAATTACCAATCAAGCATTCACAATATAACAAACAACTTTAGAAACAAGCAGCCTGAAGTGCATGGCTTCTGTATACAATACAACATGAGCTACACAACCTGTAAGATGAGAGGAAATATGCAATACAGCATATCTGTACGAGGTAATCAAACTTTAAACCACAGCTAATAGTATCACCTGACGCCGCAAGCATGACAAAATGCATCAACATTGAAGAGTGGACAAAAGCGAGCCAACAACATTTTTATCCAATCTGAATTTCTGCACGACGTCCAAACAGACCGATTGAATGACCAAAACAAATCGATGCAGCAACACTCACCTGAATAACGACACAACACTGGATGAAGTCATCAAAGTTTATACAGCCTCGTCCGCTTCTGTCGAACTTTCTAATCAGGACGTCGTACAGCCGATCTGACAATCGGTAACCTGGAGAGAGTGAACATGATAACAATTACAGTAGAGACTTGGTTTCCAACCATGGCTAAAGGGGGTTGGTCCCATCACGCTCCTACTACTTCAagcaacaatacatgtacatctcacCCGGTTCCAccttcaactttttttcaatcAGTAAGAGGCCCAGCACCATCATACCTCTGCATTATCCTGGCATCCTAGGACCCTGGGTTGGAAGTCAAAACATCCTGGATATTGCTGTCAATGAGTTAATGGTGCAAATTTTACGCAGAAAGCAGACGAAAAAAACCATATTTTACAAACTTAACATCACACAGGACTGGAGGAAGTAACCACAGGGTGTAACCAAACTGAACCAATCAATCTATTGACTTATATTCTACATCTAGTATTGGACTTACCAAAACTTGTTAATGCTGTTTTTAACTCATTCCTATCAATATTGCCAGAGTTATCTCGGTCGTAGCTTCGAAACGTGTTCTGCCAATCTGTGATATACTTCCATAGCGACTGGAACTCATTGAAGCCGATGGTCCCATTACGGTCACGGTCAAACATTCCAATCATGAGGCGCACTGTCTCTGGATTGAAAGGCGTCCATGTTCCTGCAGGGAAGAGGGGACATTATGAATGATGTACAAAAACCTGAGTGACTGAGAAATGTCTCAGTGAACGTGTGAACAGACCTTATAAGGGGATTGAATTTACATAACACCCTCGGCATAATCCAAGGAACATTATATcaagttattttaaatgaacagaTTCAGATGCAATGATAATGAAGATTGCCTAGTATACATAACATGTAACTGCCTACAAAGGCAAGACACAAATCTCTTTCTGAACAGAACACCCCAGACAAATCACAGTTGCTGGTGTCAAAATGGGGAATGGTCTAAAATGTATTGGGACAGCACCACTAAAAGCATGGAAATTAGTCAAGCGTTaatttcatcagaaaatatCCAAATGCAACATTGTTTGTTAATGGTGTTTTCTATGATAGATTTTCTGGGTGGGTCAGCTATATAAAAAGCATTGCAAGAGCATGTTATGTGAAAATCGAAGAAGCAGTGCATACCACGAGAATTTGCAACCCGCAAATAAGAGATTTTCATCACAGAGACATGCAATAATTTATGCTGCAATGTGGAACAAAAAGGATCTAGCATCTTTGGGAAACTAGTAATCGTTGATATCTATCAAAGGATACAGCAATAACAGCTTTTGTTGCAGGAACCTGTGATGACCATTGTAGTGTAAACAAGATATCATGCGGTAACACTCAGTTGCTGGTCACTGCAACAAATATCTCATATTTGCAGGCTACATCAAGTGCAGTCAGTTCGTAACAATCATAACAGGCATGGCTATCAAAATATGCTTGGGACAGGACACGGAGCTGTGTTAGAACATTAGCAGATCAATAACTGATAAACACAATGCATTCCCACAAAAATCTTGGGCATCTAACTGGCACTACCAGCATGAAAATTATGTCATGTACTGTACATAGGCAgattacagaaaagaagtgatACTGACTAATTACTACTGCACGAGTCATTCTTGTACATTAACTGAGAGAGTACTCCCCCATTACTTTACTAATACTACATGCACTACATCTAAATGTATACTATTAGGGAGATGCCAAAAATAAATTGTGTGACCACTCCTTCAGTCACGGAGTATTCTTTTACTCTCAAGAAAGCAATGTTTCGGTATTTCAAAATGATAGGTTAAACTCTTCTCCTAGTGAGATAAACCAATTAGGAACGATCTGGATTTTGAGCGTAAGAAATGAACCTCCCCTAAGCTTACCATTACTGAGGGCCCTCTGAAGTTCAATGCCATTTATCGTACCGCTACGGTCCGTGTCAATCCTGACAACGAGCAAATGAGGAAAGCAATTAGCAGAGCTTCGTAAACATATCTAACCCAGGAAAGGATGTGATAGGAGGGAGTTGAATAGAGGATAGCGACTCATAACCCTGGAGAAAGCGTCCCATTCTAGCAATGCCTACTTTTCTGAACACTGCTCCTGGAACAACTACCGGGAAGTGCATTAACTTTTCCCCTCATTTTGCTTACCGTTGCTTAGGGCGGTCTGTAGCTCCACGGTAGTGATGGAACCACTTCGGTCTTTGTCCACCCTACCAACGAGCAAATGAAAGCAATCAACTACAAGACATGCATACATATCTCTGAACAAGGTCCTCTAAACAAGGTCCTCTTAACGAGCCTTGATGAACGGACCTCAGGTGGTCACACCAAATCACAAACTGAACTTTGAGGGGACGACTTCAGAGGCTGTGTGACAAGGGATGGGCTAACCTAAGGGCATCTTACAAGGTCAAGCAAATCAGTGTCCTGGCAGCAAGTCTGAACAGAAGCAAAAACGACAATGTGAATGGAATTCATTGAATTGAAAGCATCCACACGATACAATATAGCCATGCCTGTGGAGAACATAAAGTGATATGTTAGTAACGAAAGCAAACAAATAAATTAAGCAATTCCACATTGCAATCAACATGAAGTAAACACAATTCAAATCAAAACTCAAGACAACACAGtgatttaaagctgaactgttcaTTGGATTTGAACATCTCCAACAGCCTTGTATTGCAATCACACTGAGGCAAGGCACAATACTCCTTTGATGACTATGAATCAACCAGATAGGCAGAAATTGGAACATATTTTCTCGATTATGTTTCCAGCTCCCCATGAACATGAGTAATGTATTTGTAGCAGTCTGGTGGTAGTATTTGGAACTACTGTCGAGGATAGCGGCTGATTGcaagtcctcaaaggagtacACAGCTGAGCAACAAACAGTTCAACTTTCATTTTCATGCAGAGACAAATGCAACATTCATGACAAAATCCTGACCCAATCCTTACCATTAGAGAGAGCTTCCTGGAGCTCTTTAGATGAAATGGCACCACTACGATCTTTGTCTACTCTGGGGAAGGCAAACACATTTTAGTGAGATCAACTGTGTAACAAGTCATGCATGAATCAACATGTGCGGTGAACGTCTTTAACTGAGGTCATTCTTTGATGCAAAACGAAGGGGGACTACACGCAGCTTGCTGCCGGGGTCACTCGTGTTGTCGACTTCGTGTAATTAAAAATCTGACCTCCCTAGCGCTGTCCACacctatagaggttcttcatgtgacgtcacgacgtgacgtttcgacggccacctgccaatgcatttcctttacgtccgtaaccacgtgtgacggccaatatggcagtgcaaaacaattggcaacgtcatcaAGTGACGTcagtcagtgaagaacctctatataAATGTTGTGCTTACTAAAATATACCTTACCACCTGACTATTCAGATTCTCCCTCTCAGACCCGTCAAGACGCACAAATATTATAAAAACTGTCGGTGTCACCCTTGAAAACTTGAATCACGCTCCAACTGCCCAAAGAGCTAAGTAACACCTTCGTGCCACCCTCTCGCGGCGACTCAAGACAGAAGAAAACCAATGATTATTCCTAATCCTTGTGTGCCCTTTTACGAGACCTGCCTGCCAGGTTGTTTTGGCAAAGGGCTGGGTTTTGGGGGACTTCACTCCTCGAAAAGTCAATCACCATCAGTATAAAATGCAGATCAAATTATATCAGATGAATCTAGGTGATATATAGAACACAATGATGCACATACTTTTGAAAGATGTTCCATAGGTAAGCCTGATCCGCTCCTTGTTGCGGCTGACCATAACCACCGCGCTGCTGTTGGTACGCCATTTTGGCATGAAATTGATTTACCAAAAATATCTGACTCTGTCGTCCTGGGAAATGGCTGCCATTCGTTGCTTGGACTACTTTTCAATTCTtgaaatataaacaaaaaaCGCATTTAAAACACAAAGTATTAGGTAGATAAAAAGACACAGAGATAATTTGGTGAGCATTTCAATCGGAAAAGGCATTGCTGAAAATTGTGGAATTCTTGGAGTTATTTGGTGCGGACGTAGAAAAAACATTTGAGGTAATTTATCCGCATACAACTTATATAGTAATGCGCACCAATTTTAACTGGAGGCGAGGTTGCAGGGTGGCAGAGGTTAAAGTGGTTCGGAAGTGGACGGCGCTACCCTGACGTCACAACGCGGAAGTGCCACTGCACACTTCCCCCTTATTTTCTTTTCTATTTCTGATCAATTTCAATCTGTATTCTACCAGATTCATTGACTTCAGCCCTTCTTTATTCATTATGGAAGAGAACACCATTGATACCATTCTCGTTGGATGAGGATAGATCAGGTAAGAAGCCATACCATCCATGACTAAGTCTAAAGATACATGATACattgcatgtatgatgtagTAGATGCATACACAGTgtatacatgatcatgatgccTGTGTCTGTTGTGTAACAGGAAATACTGTCCTTCTCTAGGATGTCTTGGTCATTGTAAGATTTCAGTGCGCATTACATTTGCACTTTgaaattatgttatgttgtgGGAAGCACATGGCCATGGGTCCTGATGGCAGTGATGCTGATGACTAGATGAGATTGAGAGACCACATCCCCAGGGCGGTCTGGCCCTCCCGCAGAAAAGTTTGATCACTATTTTGCGGGGCTCTTTATTCTTCTGGCTGCAAAGACAAAACTGCCTCCCAAAACACAAATGAATGGTTCCAGTGAAAATTCTGGTAAAAACTAATTAGTGAATTATAATTATATGCTTTCTTGCAGAGAGACCATCATCATGGCAGTGGACATCCCCAGCTACAGAGTGATTCTCTGTGGAGAATATGGCGTTGGGAAAACAGCATTGTTTGTGCGAtttaaagatgacaaattcatgACAGACGAAGATGATGTCGGCCATGATCATGCTTCCAAGACTTTCACAGTAAATGGCAAGAGAGTCATGGTAAGttgtaagattttgaaccaaTTACCAGGGGTTTAGGTTGGTATCTCCCAGTTGAAAACTAAGCATTGAATTGACTTGAATTAAAATCTTGTATTCTTGCATCCTGGACATGAGCAGACTTAACTTTCAGAACAATTAATCTGCCTTGTTCCCTTACAAACTTATTACTGTCTTGAAACTGCTGAACCTTTAGTTAGATATTTTGGGTTAAGATCGtcttatttatttatatttcaGATTCAGCTGTGGGACACTGGTGGTATGGAACGTGTCGGTTCAATCACTCAGGCTTATTTCCGTAATGCTCATGGTGCAATCCTCTGCTACAATCCAGCAAATAAGGAGTCATTTAACATGTTGTCAGAATATATCCTTCAGGTCGCCATGTTTTCACGAAACGCTAAAGTATTTTTGTGCGggactatggcggataggcgccCAATGTCGATGGTTGGTGCAGGCGAGGAATATGTTCGTGAAGAAGAAATTGAGGAGTTTGAGAGATTCTGTTCGACTGCATTGAGCGGCGTTTTTAAGGTGTCATCACGGACTGGAGAAGGTGTGAACAGAATGTTTATGAAAGTTGCTGAGGGTATTCATCGGGATCGAAATGTAGACACAATTATGCAACAGATGAAACAAAGGGACTCGATACACTTGAATTCAAATGGTGGTCCGCCTCCTGGGAAAAAGTCTTGTTGTCAATGACGACCCAATGTGCTGCTGGTGTTACCGCAGTTACTGGTTGTCCTGTGGTGGCCATTTCTGTAGAAAAACTTGCGATGTTTATCATTGTGGTACCACCCTGCGGGGTTTCTATTACATTCACAGCATCAGTTTCAAATTGTGAGGAATCCAATGTAGCAAGTCTTTATCAGCCTGGAGGAAGGGGATATCATTTAGGCGAGGGAACTCGCTTGGTAACTCTTTCTCCAAAGTGACTATGGGTGCagcattttcagacatttacatttgtatttttaGTATTAAAGACCATTTAGTTAGTCTTGACCTCTGTGGGCAGTACTGAGAGAGAATTGTTGCCAAAAGACCAATACTTATTGTTTTGTAaagctaacaacaacaacaaacacaaCACACTGACCTGTAGATAATTCATGTTTAAAAACTGCACTCTCcaataattttgataatgagTTTACACAGATCATTCATAATAAACTAGTTTTTCagtacatgcatgacatgtacatgtatgggacCCATGTATGTACAGTATTGTAAGAACGTGTGTCTTCCCAGCAGTCACTGTGCAGCAAACTCAACTGAGTTCtcatattttgtattttcactttGGAATCATTGTTAGTTCAGGTGCTTTTTGATAAATTAATATGCGTAAATCTGACCACTCTGATTAGTTTATTCAGTCTCTTTTGTgaagttgaaatttttttttagtttGTGTTGAATTTTGATACAGCAAGCTAATTGTTGAGTATCTGTCTGCATCGAATTTGATGGAATTGAACTTGAAGTGTAAAGACATGATgtatttgttgtaaaattgttcaTTGTGGTCTTGGAAGTGTTATAATTTAGACATGATAAAATGTACATATATGTCCCTTTAAGTGTCCAAATTCTAGCTGTGTACAGGAATTGAATTTGTTTTGAAGTTGAATGTGATAGTGATTATCATGGTGCTCCATTCTCGATAACCTAGGCTATAGTAGACATGTCAAGATGTTTTATGGagtaagtagattagagccacactgcttttcattactgtagtcacagcgagcatttaaaaTGACCAAGAAACTTCAGGTCGTATATGACTTCTATCAGCCCATGTACGTTTGGCAATTCCCACCACAAAAATgcactggtccatggaggctgccatttaTATCATATgtcgtcacaaaattgtatgttatTTCTCATCGACCTCTATTGCGTCGAGGTGCGTAAATTTCACAAGTACCCGACCTTTCGAACGATTTTTTAACGGCTTTCTGCTTACTCTTTAAGTCATTTAGATTAGAATGTGAAGTGTTTTTGGCAGTTATAAACTGTTTTGATAGTACCTTTAAAAGTTAAAATAACCTGGTCTGTTTTTTTTTGAAGAATTGGAGTTTTGTCAACGAGTGtatgttttgtctttgtgtgaCTCATAAACAACCCACGATATGATCATTTGTATTTCCATATGTGCCAGAGATCCTCTAGTCTACCATGAATAAGTGTTTACTCTTCACACGATTTTGCCAATCTTTGGTCAAATTGCAATATAGTTTGAAAATTgttcttcattattttgtttcacTGTTATAAATGTGGAGTTAAGAATGGTTGGATTTGCcagtttacatgtatgtactttgATGGGCAGCATCAGCAACCTTGAGGTGAGTTTATATCATGTCTGCCATCCATGTTTAGTTAGCTGGGCTAAGTCTCTACAAAACCTCCACTTATCAGAAAGTGTTGATAGAGAATATTGCCGTAGAAAAGTTGATCCCGACATCTTTCGCTTCTAACCATACCAGAATCGACAGTACATTTGTTTTAGAAACtgctgtaaatgtacatgaatcttGGCCAATTTATGCTGAAACTAAGCCTAGGAATCATTGAATTGAACACAAGTGGTTTATTCCATCAGACTAGGCCTACCTGATCCAATTACCTCACAAATTGGCAGAATGTGTTTCCTTTAATCTTGTGCTGATGAAACAAGGTAATGAGCTGTCTTATACCTGCAATAGTTATAAACATGAGATTAGAAATGTACTTTGTgattagatgtacatgtatgttgattgGTCACTCAACCTTGTCCTCTCTGGAATAAGCTGGgagttttttcatatttttctctttttaaaTATTCTTCACTTTACGTCAGACCAGTACCCATTTAGTGTGCTCCTTGGTTGAGAGaagttaagtgccttgcttcAGGACTCTGAACCAGTTCATGGTTCTACTgggagttgaacccacaaccttcgggTATACAAGTCTGGTATCTAAAACCATTAATAGCTGGATTTACATATAGCTATACAGAATACGAACAAGATGGCTTCACAAATGGTTCATAGCCATATAGTCCGGGAGCCAAAGGCTGATATTTCCTTGAACCTGGACACCCGGTGCTTGTGTATAAGCATAATATACCTCTGAGTAAACCTGGCCTAAGGCCGACTCCAGTGATAGATAATTTGTGGCTTATTTTGACAATGCCACCATCATGTTTCCTTCATTGGTAGAAGGTGTCCTTGCCAATAATTCAACCAGAGCATGTTTTAAGGTATAAATTCGCCTCGAAGActtgtcatttgaaaatatgaATGTCTAATTTTGTGCAATGATTATTGCAAGCATGATTAGTCAATGCCTTGAAGAATGCTTTATAACCTTGATTaggtttttaaatattttaaagaATGCATAAAATCTTTGATTGAATGAGATTGTATAATGATGATCCATGCTGTGTATCAAGATCATTATGAG
Coding sequences within it:
- the LOC135495819 gene encoding programmed cell death protein 6-like isoform X5, with translation MAYQQQRGGYGQPQQGADQAYLWNIFQKVDKDRSGAISSKELQEALSNGTWTPFNPETVRLMIGMFDRDRNGTIGFNEFQSLWKYITDWQNTFRSYDRDNSGNIDRNELKTALTSFGYRLSDRLYDVLIRKFDRSGRGCINFDDFIQCCVVIQTLTASFRFYDTDHDGIITIAYEDFLKCAFALKM
- the LOC135495819 gene encoding programmed cell death protein 6-like isoform X3 encodes the protein MAYQQQRGGYGQPQQGADQAYLWNIFQKIDTDRSGTINGIELQRALSNGTWTPFNPETVRLMIGMFDRDRNGTIGFNEFQSLWKYITDWQNTFRSYDRDNSGNIDRNELKTALTSFGYRLSDRLYDVLIRKFDRSGRGCINFDDFIQCCVVIQTLTASFQAYDTNRNGWIQINYEQFLTLAFSTKR
- the LOC135495819 gene encoding programmed cell death protein 6-like isoform X1, yielding MAYQQQRGGYGQPQQGADQAYLWNIFQKVDKDRSGSITTVELQTALSNGTWTPFNPETVRLMIGMFDRDRNGTIGFNEFQSLWKYITDWQNTFRSYDRDNSGNIDRNELKTALTSFGYRLSDRLYDVLIRKFDRSGRGCINFDDFIQCCVVIQTLTASFQAYDTNRNGWIQINYEQFLTLAFSTKR
- the LOC135495819 gene encoding programmed cell death protein 6-like isoform X2, giving the protein MAYQQQRGGYGQPQQGADQAYLWNIFQKVDKDRSGSITTVELQTALSNGTWTPFNPETVRLMIGMFDRDRNGTIGFNEFQSLWKYITDWQNTFRSYDRDNSGNIDRNELKTALTSFGYRLSDRLYDVLIRKFDRSGRGCINFDDFIQCCVVIQTLTASFRFYDTDHDGIITIAYEDFLKCAFALKM
- the LOC135495819 gene encoding programmed cell death protein 6-like isoform X4 is translated as MAYQQQRGGYGQPQQGADQAYLWNIFQKVDKDRSGAISSKELQEALSNGTWTPFNPETVRLMIGMFDRDRNGTIGFNEFQSLWKYITDWQNTFRSYDRDNSGNIDRNELKTALTSFGYRLSDRLYDVLIRKFDRSGRGCINFDDFIQCCVVIQTLTASFQAYDTNRNGWIQINYEQFLTLAFSTKR
- the LOC135495604 gene encoding ras-related protein Rab-10-like → MAVDIPSYRVILCGEYGVGKTALFVRFKDDKFMTDEDDVGHDHASKTFTVNGKRVMIQLWDTGGMERVGSITQAYFRNAHGAILCYNPANKESFNMLSEYILQVAMFSRNAKVFLCGTMADRRPMSMVGAGEEYVREEEIEEFERFCSTALSGVFKVSSRTGEGVNRMFMKVAEGIHRDRNVDTIMQQMKQRDSIHLNSNGGPPPGKKSCCQ
- the LOC135495819 gene encoding programmed cell death protein 6-like isoform X6, which encodes MEHLSKGGQRPKWFHHYRGATDRPKQRIDTDRSGTINGIELQRALSNGTWTPFNPETVRLMIGMFDRDRNGTIGFNEFQSLWKYITDWQNTFRSYDRDNSGNIDRNELKTALTSFGYRLSDRLYDVLIRKFDRSGRGCINFDDFIQCCVVIQTLTASFQAYDTNRNGWIQINYEQFLTLAFSTKR